In Aureibaculum algae, the following are encoded in one genomic region:
- the rplL gene encoding 50S ribosomal protein L7/L12 produces the protein MAELKDFAEQLVNLTVKEVNELANILKDEYGIEPAAAAVAVAGPGAGAGDDAAEEQSEFDVILKAAGGSKLAVVKLVKELTGLGLKDAKELVDGAPKAIKEGVSKEEAEGLKTSLEEAGAEVELK, from the coding sequence ATGGCAGAATTAAAAGATTTCGCAGAACAATTAGTTAACTTAACTGTAAAAGAAGTTAATGAATTGGCTAATATATTAAAAGACGAGTATGGTATTGAGCCTGCAGCAGCTGCAGTAGCAGTAGCAGGACCTGGTGCTGGAGCTGGTGATGATGCAGCTGAAGAGCAATCAGAATTTGACGTAATTTTAAAAGCAGCTGGTGGTTCTAAATTAGCAGTTGTAAAATTAGTTAAAGAATTAACTGGTTTAGGTCTTAAAGATGCTAAGGAATTAGTAGATGGTGCTCCTAAAGCAATTAAAGAAGGAGTTTCTAAAGAAGAAGCTGAAGGTCTTAAAACATCTTTAGAAGAGGCTGGAGCTGAGGTTGAGCTTAAATAA
- the rplJ gene encoding 50S ribosomal protein L10: MTREQKSQVIDDLTSQLADSSTIYLADISGLDALNTTKLRRACFKANVKLAVVKNTLLTKAMEKSDKDFGELPEVLKGNTSIMISEVSNAPAKVIKEFRKKSDKPVLKGAYIEESIYVGDNQLDALVNIKSKEELIGEVIGLLQSPAKNVIGALQSGGQKLSGILKTLSEK; this comes from the coding sequence ATGACTAGAGAACAAAAATCACAAGTAATAGACGACTTAACAAGCCAATTAGCTGATAGTAGCACAATATACCTTGCAGATATTTCAGGCTTAGATGCTTTGAATACTACAAAATTACGTAGGGCTTGTTTTAAAGCTAACGTAAAATTGGCAGTTGTTAAAAATACCTTGCTTACTAAAGCAATGGAAAAATCTGATAAAGATTTTGGAGAATTACCAGAAGTTTTAAAGGGAAATACCTCTATAATGATTTCTGAAGTTAGTAATGCTCCAGCAAAAGTAATTAAAGAATTTCGTAAGAAATCTGACAAACCAGTTCTTAAAGGAGCTTATATTGAAGAGTCAATTTATGTTGGTGATAACCAATTAGATGCTCTTGTAAATATTAAATCTAAAGAAGAACTTATTGGTGAAGTTATCGGATTGTTACAATCTCCAGCTAAAAATGTTATTGGAGCATTGCAATCAGGTGGTCAGAAATTATCTGGAATCCTTAAGACTTTATCAGAAAAATAA
- the rplA gene encoding 50S ribosomal protein L1: protein MSKLTKNRKEAKAKVDATKAYSLEEASVLVKEISNVKFDPSIDVAVRLGVDPRKANQMVRGVVTLPHGTGKDVKVLALVTPDKEEEAKAAGADYVGLDEYLQKIKGGWTDVDVIVTMPSVMGKLGPLGRVLGPRGLMPNPKTGTVTMDVAKAVADVKGGKIDFKVDKTGIIHAAIGKASFDAEKIAGNAKELFTTIMKLKPTTSKGIYVKSVFMSSTMSPSIQIDTKSVV from the coding sequence ATGTCGAAATTAACTAAAAATAGAAAAGAAGCTAAGGCCAAAGTAGATGCTACAAAAGCATATTCTTTAGAAGAAGCCTCTGTTTTAGTAAAAGAAATATCTAATGTAAAGTTTGATCCATCTATTGATGTTGCGGTTAGATTAGGAGTAGATCCTAGAAAAGCAAATCAAATGGTTCGTGGGGTAGTAACATTACCACACGGAACAGGTAAAGATGTGAAAGTTCTTGCATTAGTAACACCAGATAAAGAAGAGGAAGCCAAAGCGGCGGGTGCTGATTATGTTGGTTTAGATGAATACCTTCAAAAAATTAAAGGAGGATGGACAGATGTAGACGTAATTGTTACAATGCCAAGCGTTATGGGTAAATTAGGACCTTTAGGTAGAGTATTAGGCCCACGTGGTTTAATGCCAAACCCTAAGACTGGTACCGTAACTATGGATGTAGCTAAAGCTGTTGCAGATGTTAAAGGTGGTAAAATTGATTTTAAAGTTGATAAAACTGGAATCATTCATGCTGCTATAGGTAAAGCGTCTTTTGATGCTGAAAAAATTGCTGGTAATGCTAAAGAATTGTTTACAACAATAATGAAGTTAAAACCAACAACATCTAAAGGAATTTATGTAAAAAGTGTCTTTATGTCTAGTACGATGAGTCCTAGTATTCAAATAGATACCAAATCAGTTGTATAG